One Gymnogyps californianus isolate 813 unplaced genomic scaffold, ASM1813914v2 HiC_scaffold_35, whole genome shotgun sequence DNA window includes the following coding sequences:
- the LOC127028590 gene encoding insulin gene enhancer protein ISL-1-like, protein MGDMGDPPKKKRLISLCVGCGNQIHDQYILRVSPDLEWHAACLKCAECNQYLDETCTCFVRDGKTYCKRDYIRLYGIKCAKCSIGFSKNDFVMRARAKVYHIECFRCVACSRQLIPGDEFALREDGLFCRADHDVVERASLGAGDPLSPLHPARPLQMAAEPISARQPALRPHVHKQPEKTTRVRTVLNEKQLHTLRTCYAANPRPDALMKEQLVEMTGLSPRVIRVWFQNKRCKDKKRSIMMKQLQQQQPNDKTNIQGMTGTPMVAASPERHDGGLQANPVEVQSYQPPWKVLSDFALQSDIDQPAFQQLVNFSEGGPGSNSTGSEVASMSSQLPDTPNSMIASPIEA, encoded by the exons ATGGGAGACATGGGAGACCCACCAAAAA aaaaacgCCTGATTTCCCTATGTGTTGGTTGCGGCAATCAAATTCACGATCAGTATATTCTGAGGGTTTCTCCGGATTTGGAATGGCATGCGGCGTGTTTGAAGTGTGCAGAGTGTAATCAGTATTTGGACGAGACCTGTACGTGCTTTGTTAGGGATGGCAAAACCTACTGTAAAAGAGATTATATCAG GTTATACGGCATCAAGTGCGCCAAGTGCAGCATCGGCTTCAGCAAGAATGACTTCGTGATGCGCGCCCGCGCCAAGGTGTATCACATCGAGTGTTTCCGCTGCGTGGCCTGCAGCCGCCAGCTCATCCCCGGCGATGAATTCGCGCTGCGGGAGGACGGCCTCTTCTGCCGGGCGGACCACGACGTGGTGGAGCGGGCCAGCCTGGGCGCCGGGGACCCCCTCAGCCCCCTGCACCCCGCCCGGCCACTGCAGATGGCAG CAGAACCTATCTCTGCCAGACAGCCAGCTCTGCGACCCCATGTCCACAAGCAGCCCGAGAAGACCACCCGAGTCCGGACTGTCcttaatgaaaaacagcttCACACCTTGAGGACCTGCTACGCTGCCAACCCCAGACCTGACGCTCTCATGAAAGAGCAACTGGTAGAAATGACTGGCCTCAGCCCGAGGGTCATCAGGGTTTGGTTTCAAAACAAGCGGtgcaaggacaaaaaaaggagCATTATGATGAAGCAACTTCAGCAACAGCAACCCAATGACAAAACT AATATCCAAGGGATGACAGGAACTCCAATGGTGGCTGCTAGTCCGGAGAGACATGATGGTGGTTTACAGGCGAACCCGGTGGAGGTGCAGAGTTACCAGCCGCCCTGGAAAGTACTGAGTGACTTCGCGTTGCAGAGTGACATAGACCAACCTGCTTTTCAGCAACTA gttaatttttcagaaggagGACCCGGTTCCAATTCTACTGGAAGTGAAGTAGCATCAATGTCTTCTCAGCTCCCAGATACGCCCAACAGCATGATAGCCAGTCCTATTGAGGCATGA